A single genomic interval of Pochonia chlamydosporia 170 chromosome 7, whole genome shotgun sequence harbors:
- a CDS encoding cytochrome P450 (similar to Zymoseptoria tritici IPO323 XP_003857438.1), which translates to MAFFEYVPWYIPIIAIIVYLGSTAVYNVYFHPLARFPGPKSRAISEWPYFRAMINGSDPKRVLEMHNKYGPVVRVSPNELAFVRPAAFKDIYGYKRGGKPELSKDKKYFSGMGEPSLVKSPDPAYHAHLRKMLAPGFSDAALRKQEAVIQEYLTIFMKKLEEESQTGDGCVDVVLGCKFFVFDVIGYLTYGESFDCLSSNKLHTWVRLLGKLGTFLVYNQASERLPSIFKYPFLLVKMPRDLISNINTVESISQTKVDYRKTHESTIPDFMGKLIEEHKAGRLSNKQLSSNASFLIDAGSETLVTFFSHCVNSLLTHPRVLAKLTSEIRGMFANADDITMVNVNRYKYLRAVIDESMRVKPPAPAVHPRYTPPGGAEIDGFDVPGDVVVGVTIYAACNSPLNFHNPLDFVPERWTGEDPKYQKDARDAAQYFSVGPRDCLGRNLAYVEMKTSHGQAAVAF; encoded by the exons ATGGCCTTTTTTGAATATGTGCCGTGGTACATACCGATAATTGCA ATCATAGTCTACCTTGGCTCGACCGCCGTGTATAATGTTTACTTTCATCCACTGGCCCGGTTCCCAGGGCCCAAATCAAGAGCGATATCCGAATGGCCCTATTTCCGCGCCATGATCAATGGGTCTGATCCAAAACGTGTACTGGAGATGCATAACAAGTATGGACCTGTTGTGCGAGTGTCGCCAAACGAGCTGGCCTTTGTGCGCCCGGCAGCCTTCAAAGATATTTACGGCTACAAGAGGGGCGGGAAACCGGAGCTCTCCAAAGACAAAAAGTACTTCTCTGGTATGGGTGAGCCCTCGCTGGTGAAAAGCCCCGATCCAGCTTATCATGCCCACCTTCGGAAAATGCTGGCCCCTGGGTTCTCGGACGCTGCGCTTCGCAAGCAGGAAGCAGTGATTCAAGAATATCTTACCATTTTCATGAAGAAACTCGAGGAGGAGAGCCAGACTGGGGACGGTTGTGTTGACGTTGTCCTAGGGTGCAAG TTCTTCGTCTTCGACGTCATCGGGTATCTAA CATATGGAGAGTCGTTCGATTGCCTCAGTTCCAACAAGCTCCACACATGGGTAAGATTGCTCGGGAAACTGGGTACGTTTCTCGTCTACAACCAGGCGTCGGAACGCCTGCCCAGTATCTTCAAGTATCCTTTCTTGCTGGTGAAGATGCCGAGGGATTTGATATCCAATATCAACACAGTGGAAAGCATTAGCCAA ACCAAAGTTGACTACCGAAAGACACATGAATCCACTATCCCGGATTTCATGGGGAAACTGATTGAAGAACACAAGGCAGGAAGGTTGAGTAACAAGCAATTGAGCTCGAATGCTTCGTTCCTGATAGATGCCGGAAGTGAAACGCTGGTGACTTTCTTCTCAC ATTGCGTGAACAGTCTCCTGACGCACCCGCGTGTACTGGCTAAGCTTACGAGTGAGATTCGGGGAATGTTTGCCAACGCCGACGACATCACCATGGTCAACGTGAATCGATACAAGTACTTGCGGGCAGTGATTGATGAGAGCATGCGCGTCAAGCCGCCAGCTCCAGCCGTCCATCCACGTTACACACCTCCCGGTGGTGCCGAGATCGATGGCTTCGACGTCCCCGGAGACGTGGTAGTTGGTGTTACCATATATGCAGCTTGTAACAGCCCACTCAACTTTCATAATCCGTTGGACTTCGTGCCGGAACGATGGACTGGTGAAGATCCAAAATACCAAAAGGATGCGAGGGATGCTGCACAGTACTTCTCAGTTGGCCCACGAGACT GTCTTGGCCGCAATTTGGCGTATGTCGAGATGAAAACTAgtcatggccaagctgcTGTGGCATTTTGA